Within the Catalinimonas niigatensis genome, the region ATGAGCTTCCTCTGGTTCGAGTCTACCCGCAATCCCGCTGCATTACAGTACAAAACCACACGTATGTAGTCTGCATTTTTCGCCAGGGAAATGATTTGATACTGCTGAATATCATGTGATTAAAGTTAACTGAAGAATTGGCTCTGATGAAGTAGTACCGAGCTGATTTTTTCAAGCGGTAAGTGCTATTCAAGAGTTATATTTTCATTAAAAAAAGAGGCTTTATTTTTTCAAAAAATTACTTTCCAGCTTCTTTTGTTTCCTTTCGTTACATGTTCAGAATGAATATTTTTATTCATGTGAATAGTTCAACTATCACATGAATTCGGAGAAATACTTGATTTGAGTTTACATAAATATTATTATTTTTTTTTTAATTCTTTGAATGCTTGAGTTATTCAAATTTTATAATAAATTTGAATCGTCGCAAAAGATAAATCATAATAGTATTTTTTTGAGCGACATTTTGTCATTTTCAAATATTTTTTCAATATCTATATAACCACAATATTAATTTCCAAAGCGATGCAAGTTCCATCAAAAAAAATCTCTGGATTGGTAGCCATTTTTGTATGGCTTTCCTTTGCTTCTTCTGTTCATGCTCAGTGGTTAGGAGGTACATCTACCAGCAATTCTACTTATAGAAGTGGAAGAGTGGGTATTGGAATAAGCAGTCCTACCTCTAAGCTCCATGTCTCGGAAAGTGGTTCCAGCCAGATCGTGGCAATATTCAATAAAAGCGGTAGCGGCATGCAAAGTACGCTCATCAGATTGCAATCTAATGGAACCACCGGTATGGAGATTGGGCATGAAAACTCTTTTAAAGATGCTTATCTTAATCACGCCTACAGCACGGCAGAAAGAGTTCATTTTAAGCTACGTGGTATTACCAAAATGACTATACAAGAGGATGGCAATGTGGGCATCGGCACTACTTCTCCTCTGGCCAGACTTTCTGTCAATGGAGGCATCAGGGCCAATGAAGTACGGGTGATGACTGACATTCAAATCGCTGATTATGTATTTGAAAAAGATTACCCTCTCATGTCTTTGCAAGAGGTAGAGCAGTATGTTGTGAAATACAAGCATTTGCCAGAAATGCCTTCTGCGGCTGAAGTAAAGGAAAATGGTATAGATGTGGCTGAGTTTCAGAACAAGCTTTTGCAGAAAATTGAAGAGCTGACACTCTATATCATTGAGCAGGAAAAGAGAATTGAGGCTCTGGAAGCTCAGTAATAACTTCTTTCTGTTTTCAATACTAATCCCACGACCATGAAAACGATCCCCATAAGGATTTTGGCAATACTCATACTATGGATAGTAAGCAGCCACTTGATACTTGCGCAAAGTATACGCAAGAACTTTACAGAAATGACCCAATCAGAGAAAGATGCCCTGGTAGCTGCTTTTTATCAGCTCAGAGAAGGTCCCGATCTGATCAGTGATCTGGCTAGTTATCACAATGCTTTTATGGCTGGTATACATAAGAATCTGCCTCAGAACGATGTGTTCCTGGCCTGGCACAGAAAGCAGATGCAAGAAGTAGAGCTGGCCATGCAGACGCTTAATCCCAGACTAAGTCTTCCCTATTGGGATGAGACTAAAAACCGTACTACTACTGATCCCATATGGGATGAGAGTTTCATGGGTCAGTTTAACACTGCCTGGAATCTGAACCGGAACCTCGGAGCACAGGTTTCCTTACCGAGTAGTAGTCATGTTTCTCAGGTTTTGGCCCTGACCAATTATTATGCGAGTACCTCTACTTTAACCTCTATGGACTTTTCCCCCAGGTTAGAAACTCAAATCGTACATACCGGTGCCCATCTCTGGGTGGGAGGCGTGATGAAAGCAGGTAACTCACCTTTTGATCCTATATTTTATCTGCATCACTGCTATATGGATAAAATATGGCAGAGATGGCAGACTATGTATGGCACTTCCAGCTTTACCAAAACCAGCATGCCACGCTATGATGGTGTTTTTTCATTTGATGGTAAAGTCCTGCCAGCGGTCAACCCCAATAGCCTTGTAGATTCCAGAAGTCTGGGTGTTTTTTATGCAGAGAATCAACTGGCTTTACTGGATCAATATCAGGTGAGTAATACCTATCGCCCTGTAGAGGTATTTTATTACCAGTATAAGATTCAGGCGGAGAACAATTTTATTGTACCTGCCGGAAAATCTGCCCAACTAGAATCGGTCACTGAAGTTGTGCTCAAGCCTGGTTTTGAGGCCAGAAACGGAAGCACTTTCACGGCCAAAATTGATCAGGATAACAACATGAACACCAATGCCAGAAGTATTCCTGTAGCCCTGAAATCCAAACCTTTTAAGAATGTATATGGGATTGATGTCATTCCTGATGCATTTAGTGAACAAATGCATGACCATCATGGAAGTGGTCATGATGGTCATGGTTCTGATGAGCATGGACAACTACATATCTTCCCTAATCCTGCTCATGGTCAGGTAACGATTGCATATACAGTGCATGAGCATGATGTTGAGGTAAGGCTGACGATCTTTAACCATGAAGGAAGGATTGTTTATACAAAAGAGGCTGGAAAAGTAGGTATGGGAGCACAACAGTTTACTTTGGAAGGAGAGTTGCTTAGTTCGGGCACATATGTCTGTATGGTAACCATAGGACAGAATAGCCTGAGCAAAAAACTTGTTGTCGTGAGATAGCACATCCAGATACATTGTATGGCTTGGCGTCTTGTGGCTTTCAAAATAGAATAGGGGAGTGATTTCCCCTAAATTTTTGTTGTAGTTTCTTTTCTCTTGTCAAAACTCTCTGCTGCCATTGGTCTGTACTACATATCGGAAGGTATAGTATCCGGAATTTGAACGGGTCATCAGATCATAAAACTCATCAGTAGTGGTATCCGGATTGCCTTCGTAGTAACTGAGTACTTCCAGCTTGGCATAGTTGCCATCTGCTGTTTTCAATACAATTACTTTTCCTGGAACGGTGAGTATAGCATGGGCAGGAGGGGGGCTATCCTCTTCTGGCTGACCGGTATAGTTGTACCAACTGCTTTCTACTTCAGCTTCATAGCCATCAGCGGGGAGCTTCGGTAATATCCTCCAGCGTACCATCTACTACCTGCGCTGCTCCCTGTCCGGGTCCAGAGCTAACTCCATTGATGATTACGGATGTTCTACGAAAAGCAATGTCCCACTCTGTAGATGCAGAGTCTTCCACAGGAATCATGCTGCCTTCGTTCAGGTTATAGAAATTATAATATCCCTCTGTATTTTCACCGTTTGCTAATAAATCTTCTACGGTATTACTTCTTACTCCGCAGTTCCTGGTTTGCAGGATGCTGCACCAAAAAAGAGTATGGCGATGAGGATATAGCGATTGAATATGTTGTTCTTATTTAGACTAATTATAAAATGATGCAAAGCTAAAGGATGAAGCTTTTAGGGTCAATCGCCGAAACTGGCGTTTTTTAGTGCTTATGAATGGTAGAGAAAATAGCTAAAGCTAGTGTCTGGAATTATTAGAATTAATCAAAAGGACTAGTCAATACTAATGATTTTCAGGCTCATGGCCTTCACAATCATTTCTACCGGAGAAGTAGCATCCAGTTTTTTGAGGATATTTTTGCGATGGGCATTGATGGTATGTGGGCTAAGATTAAGCTGGGAAGCAATCTCCTGGG harbors:
- a CDS encoding tyrosinase family protein, with translation MKTIPIRILAILILWIVSSHLILAQSIRKNFTEMTQSEKDALVAAFYQLREGPDLISDLASYHNAFMAGIHKNLPQNDVFLAWHRKQMQEVELAMQTLNPRLSLPYWDETKNRTTTDPIWDESFMGQFNTAWNLNRNLGAQVSLPSSSHVSQVLALTNYYASTSTLTSMDFSPRLETQIVHTGAHLWVGGVMKAGNSPFDPIFYLHHCYMDKIWQRWQTMYGTSSFTKTSMPRYDGVFSFDGKVLPAVNPNSLVDSRSLGVFYAENQLALLDQYQVSNTYRPVEVFYYQYKIQAENNFIVPAGKSAQLESVTEVVLKPGFEARNGSTFTAKIDQDNNMNTNARSIPVALKSKPFKNVYGIDVIPDAFSEQMHDHHGSGHDGHGSDEHGQLHIFPNPAHGQVTIAYTVHEHDVEVRLTIFNHEGRIVYTKEAGKVGMGAQQFTLEGELLSSGTYVCMVTIGQNSLSKKLVVVR
- a CDS encoding HmuY family protein, whose protein sequence is MIPVEDSASTEWDIAFRRTSVIINGVSSGPGQGAAQVVDGTLEDITEAPR
- a CDS encoding HmuY family protein, with the protein product MVRWRILPKLPADGYEAEVESSWYNYTGQPEEDSPPPAHAILTVPGKVIVLKTADGNYAKLEVLSYYEGNPDTTTDEFYDLMTRSNSGYYTFRYVVQTNGSREF